Proteins encoded within one genomic window of Citrobacter amalonaticus Y19:
- the iclR gene encoding glyoxylate bypass operon transcriptional repressor IclR — protein MVAPVPAKRGRKPAATTVPAAGQVQSLTRGLKLLEWIAESNGSVALTELAQQAGLPNSTTHRLLSTMQQQGFVRQVGDLGHWAIGPHAFIVGSSFLQSRNLLAIVHPILRKLMEDSGETVNLAVLDQSDHQAIIIDQVQCTQLMRMSAPIGGKLPMHASGAGKAFLAQLSEDQVTQLLHRKGLHAYTHATLVSPVHLKDDLAQTRKRGYSFDDEEHALGLRCVASCIYDEHREPFAAISISGPISRITDDRVTEFGAMVIKAAKEVTLAYGGIR, from the coding sequence ATGGTTGCACCCGTTCCCGCCAAACGCGGCAGAAAACCCGCCGCGACGACCGTCCCCGCCGCCGGACAGGTTCAGTCACTGACCCGTGGCCTGAAACTACTGGAATGGATCGCGGAATCCAACGGCAGCGTGGCGTTGACCGAACTGGCACAGCAGGCTGGCTTGCCGAACTCGACCACCCACCGTTTACTGAGCACCATGCAACAGCAGGGCTTTGTGCGTCAGGTGGGCGATCTTGGGCACTGGGCGATAGGCCCGCACGCGTTCATCGTCGGCAGCAGCTTTTTACAGAGCCGCAATCTGCTGGCAATCGTCCATCCGATTCTGCGCAAACTGATGGAAGACTCCGGCGAGACGGTGAACCTGGCGGTACTGGATCAGAGTGACCATCAGGCGATTATCATTGACCAGGTGCAATGCACCCAACTGATGCGCATGTCTGCACCGATTGGCGGTAAGCTGCCAATGCACGCCTCGGGCGCAGGTAAAGCGTTTTTAGCGCAGTTGAGTGAAGATCAGGTGACTCAATTACTGCACCGCAAAGGGCTGCATGCGTACACCCACGCGACGCTGGTCTCCCCGGTTCATCTGAAGGACGACCTCGCCCAGACGCGCAAGCGCGGCTATTCCTTTGATGATGAGGAGCATGCGCTCGGCCTGCGCTGCGTGGCCTCGTGTATTTATGACGAGCATCGCGAGCCGTTCGCGGCGATCTCCATCTCCGGCCCGATTTCACGCATCACCGACGACCGCGTTACCGAGTTTGGCGCGATGGTTATCAAGGCGGCGAAAGAGGTGACGCTGGCATACGGCGGGATCCGGTAA
- the metH gene encoding methionine synthase, whose translation MSSKVEQLRAQLNERILVLDGGMGTMIQSYRLSEEDFRGERFADWPCDLKGNNDLLVLSKPEVIAAIHNAYFDAGADIIETNTFNSTPIAMADYQMESLSAEINFAAAKLARACADEWTARTPEKPRYVAGVLGPTNRTASISPDVNDPAFRNITFDQLVSAYRESTKALVEGGSDLILIETVFDTLNAKAAIFAVKEELEALGVDLPIMISGTITDASGRTLSGQTTEAFYNSLRHAEPLTFGLNCALGPDELRQYVQELSRIAECYVTAHPNAGLPNAFGEYDLDADTMAGQIREWAEAGFLNIVGGCCGTTPEHIAAMSRAVEGLAPRQLPEIPVACRLSGLEPLNIGDDSLFVNVGERTNVTGSAKFKRLIKEEKYNEALDVARQQVESGAQIIDINMDEGMLDAEAAMVRFLNLIAGEPDIARVPIMIDSSKWEVIEKGLKCIQGKGIVNSISMKEGVEIFTHHAKLLRRYGAAVVVMAFDEQGQADTRARKIEICRRAYKILTEEVGFPPEDIIFDPNIFAVATGIEEHNNYAQDFIGACEDIKRELPHALISGGVSNVSFSFRGNDPVREAIHAVFLYYAIRNGMDMGIVNAGQLAIYDDLPADLRDAVEDVILNRRDDGTERLLELAEKYRGSKSDETANAQLAEWRTWEVKKRLEYSLVKGITEFIEQDTEEARQQAARPIEVIEGPLMDGMNVVGDLFGEGKMFLPQVVKSARVMKQAVAYLEPFIEASKEKGSSNGKMVIATVKGDVHDIGKNIVGVVLQCNNYEIVDLGVMVPAEKILRTAKEVNADLIGLSGLITPSLDEMVNVAKEMERQGFTIPLLIGGATTSKAHTAVKIEQNYSGPTVYVQNASRTVGVVAALLSDTQRDDFVARTRKEYETVRIQHGRKKPRTPPVTLAAARENDLAFDWENYTPPVAHRLGVQEVEASIETLRNYIDWTPFFMTWSLAGKYPRILEDEVVGVEAKRLFNDANDMLDKLSAEKSLNPRGVVGLFPANRVGDDIEIYRDETRTHVLTVSHHLRQQTEKVGFANYCLSDFVAPKLSGKADYIGAFAVTGGLEEDALAEAFEAQHDDYNKIMVKALADRLAEAFAEYLHERVRKVYWGYAANENLSNEELIRENYQGIRPAPGYPACPEHTEKGTIWQLLDVEKHTGMKLTESFAMWPGASVSGWYFSHPDSKYYAVAQIQRDQVEDYAFRKGMSVSEVERWLAPNLGYDAD comes from the coding sequence GTGAGCAGCAAAGTTGAACAACTGCGTGCGCAGTTAAATGAACGTATTCTGGTGCTGGACGGCGGCATGGGCACGATGATCCAGAGCTACCGCCTGAGTGAAGAGGATTTCCGTGGTGAACGCTTTGCCGACTGGCCGTGCGACCTGAAAGGCAACAATGACCTGCTGGTGCTGAGTAAGCCAGAGGTGATCGCCGCTATTCACAACGCGTACTTTGACGCGGGCGCGGACATCATTGAAACCAACACCTTCAACTCCACTCCTATCGCGATGGCGGATTACCAGATGGAATCCCTGTCGGCGGAGATCAACTTTGCCGCCGCGAAACTGGCGCGCGCTTGCGCCGATGAGTGGACCGCTCGTACCCCGGAAAAACCGCGCTATGTGGCGGGTGTTCTCGGCCCAACCAACCGCACCGCGTCGATCTCGCCGGATGTGAATGACCCGGCATTTCGTAATATCACTTTTGACCAGTTGGTGTCCGCTTATCGCGAATCCACCAAAGCGCTGGTGGAAGGCGGCAGTGACCTGATTCTAATTGAAACCGTCTTTGATACGCTGAACGCGAAAGCCGCGATTTTTGCCGTTAAAGAAGAGCTGGAAGCGCTGGGCGTCGACCTGCCGATCATGATTTCCGGCACCATCACCGATGCTTCAGGCCGGACGCTTTCCGGTCAGACAACGGAGGCGTTTTATAACTCCCTGCGCCATGCCGAACCTCTTACCTTCGGTCTCAACTGTGCGCTGGGACCGGATGAACTGCGCCAGTATGTGCAGGAGCTTTCACGCATTGCTGAATGCTACGTGACGGCGCACCCGAACGCCGGGTTGCCCAACGCTTTCGGTGAATACGATCTGGATGCCGATACGATGGCGGGTCAGATCCGCGAGTGGGCCGAAGCAGGATTCCTGAACATCGTCGGCGGCTGCTGCGGCACCACGCCGGAACACATTGCGGCGATGAGCCGCGCCGTCGAGGGATTGGCGCCGCGTCAGTTGCCGGAGATCCCCGTTGCCTGCCGCCTGTCCGGTCTCGAGCCGCTGAATATTGGCGATGACAGCCTGTTTGTGAACGTCGGTGAACGTACCAACGTCACCGGTTCCGCTAAATTTAAGCGCCTGATCAAAGAAGAAAAATACAACGAAGCGCTGGATGTTGCCCGTCAGCAGGTAGAAAGCGGTGCGCAGATTATCGATATCAATATGGATGAGGGGATGCTCGACGCCGAAGCGGCGATGGTGCGCTTCCTCAACCTGATCGCCGGTGAGCCGGACATTGCTCGTGTGCCGATCATGATTGACTCCTCAAAATGGGAAGTCATCGAGAAAGGGCTGAAGTGTATTCAGGGGAAAGGCATCGTTAACTCCATCTCCATGAAAGAGGGGGTTGAGATCTTCACCCACCACGCGAAGCTGCTGCGTCGCTACGGTGCGGCGGTGGTGGTGATGGCTTTTGATGAACAGGGCCAGGCGGATACCCGCGCGCGTAAAATCGAGATTTGCCGCCGGGCGTACAAGATCCTCACCGAAGAGGTGGGTTTCCCGCCGGAAGACATTATTTTCGACCCGAATATTTTCGCGGTAGCGACCGGGATTGAAGAGCACAACAACTACGCGCAGGACTTTATCGGCGCGTGTGAAGACATCAAACGCGAGCTGCCGCATGCGCTGATCTCCGGCGGCGTGTCCAACGTGTCGTTCTCGTTTCGCGGTAACGATCCGGTGCGCGAAGCCATTCACGCGGTGTTCCTCTACTACGCCATCCGCAACGGTATGGACATGGGGATTGTGAACGCCGGACAACTGGCGATTTACGACGATTTGCCTGCTGACCTGCGCGACGCGGTCGAGGACGTGATCCTCAACCGTCGTGATGACGGCACTGAGCGACTGCTGGAACTGGCGGAGAAATACCGTGGCAGCAAGAGCGATGAGACGGCCAACGCCCAGCTGGCGGAATGGCGCACCTGGGAAGTTAAAAAACGCCTCGAATACTCGCTGGTTAAAGGCATCACCGAATTTATCGAGCAGGACACCGAAGAGGCGCGTCAGCAGGCCGCCCGTCCGATTGAAGTGATTGAAGGGCCGCTGATGGACGGTATGAACGTCGTCGGCGACCTGTTCGGCGAGGGTAAGATGTTCCTGCCGCAGGTGGTGAAATCCGCCCGCGTCATGAAACAGGCGGTGGCGTATCTCGAACCGTTTATCGAAGCCAGCAAAGAGAAAGGCTCCAGCAACGGCAAGATGGTGATCGCCACCGTGAAAGGCGACGTTCACGATATCGGCAAGAACATTGTTGGCGTGGTCCTGCAATGTAACAACTACGAAATTGTCGATCTTGGCGTGATGGTGCCGGCAGAGAAGATCCTCAGAACCGCGAAAGAGGTGAATGCGGATCTGATCGGCCTCTCCGGGCTGATTACCCCGTCGCTGGACGAAATGGTCAACGTGGCGAAAGAGATGGAGCGTCAGGGATTCACTATTCCGCTGCTGATTGGCGGGGCGACGACCTCGAAAGCGCATACGGCGGTGAAAATCGAGCAGAACTACAGTGGTCCCACGGTTTATGTGCAGAACGCCTCGCGCACCGTCGGCGTGGTCGCCGCGCTGCTTTCCGATACCCAGCGCGATGACTTTGTCGCCCGTACCCGCAAAGAGTATGAAACTGTGCGCATCCAGCATGGGCGTAAGAAACCCCGCACGCCGCCGGTGACACTGGCGGCAGCGCGTGAAAACGATCTGGCGTTCGACTGGGAAAACTACACCCCGCCGGTGGCGCATCGTCTGGGCGTGCAGGAGGTCGAAGCCAGCATCGAAACGCTGCGTAACTACATCGACTGGACCCCGTTCTTTATGACCTGGTCGCTGGCCGGGAAATATCCACGCATTCTGGAAGATGAGGTGGTAGGCGTTGAGGCGAAGCGCCTGTTTAACGATGCCAACGACATGCTGGATAAACTGAGCGCGGAAAAGTCGCTGAATCCGCGCGGCGTGGTGGGGCTGTTTCCGGCAAACCGCGTGGGCGATGATATCGAAATCTATCGCGATGAAACGCGTACTCACGTGCTGACAGTCAGTCATCATCTGCGTCAGCAGACTGAAAAAGTCGGTTTTGCCAACTACTGCCTGTCTGACTTCGTGGCGCCGAAGCTGTCCGGCAAAGCGGACTACATCGGTGCCTTTGCGGTAACCGGAGGTCTGGAGGAGGATGCGCTGGCAGAGGCGTTTGAAGCCCAGCACGATGATTACAACAAGATCATGGTGAAAGCGCTTGCTGACCGTCTGGCGGAAGCCTTCGCGGAATACCTGCATGAGCGCGTGCGTAAGGTCTACTGGGGCTATGCGGCCAACGAGAACCTCAGTAATGAGGAGTTGATTCGCGAAAACTACCAGGGGATTCGTCCTGCGCCGGGGTATCCGGCTTGTCCGGAGCACACTGAGAAAGGCACCATCTGGCAGTTGCTGGATGTGGAAAAACATACCGGTATGAAGCTCACTGAATCCTTCGCCATGTGGCCTGGCGCATCGGTCTCTGGCTGGTACTTCAGCCATCCGGACAGCAAGTACTACGCGGTCGCGCAGATTCAGCGCGATCAGGTGGAGGACTATGCTTTCCGTAAAGGGATGAGCGTCTCTGAAGTTGAACGCTGGCTGGCCCCTAACCTGGGCTATGACGCCGACTAA
- a CDS encoding Na/Pi cotransporter family protein yields the protein MLTLLHLLSAVALLVWGTHIVRTGVMRVFGARLRTVLSRSVEKKPLAFCAGIGVTALVQSSNATTMLVTSFVAQDLVALTPALVIVLGADVGTALMARILTFDLSWLSPLLIFIGVIFFLGRKQSRAGQLGRVGIGLGLILLALELIVQAVTPMTQANGVQVIFASLTGDIMLDALIGAMFAIISYSSLAAVLLTATLTAAGIISFPVALCLVIGANLGSGLLAMLNNSAANAAARRVALGSLLFKLVGSLIILPFVHPLANLMDQLPLPKAELVIYFHVFYNLVRCLAMIPFAEPMARFCKRIIRDEPELDAHLKPKHLDVSALDTPTLALANAAREALRIGDAMEQMMEGLKRVMHGEPREEKELRKMADDINVLYTAIKLYLARMPKEELAEEESRRWAEIIEMSLNLEQASDIVERMGSEIADKSLAARRAFSIEGLKELDALYDQLLSNLQLAMSVFFSGDVTSARRLRRSKHRFRILNRRYSHAHVDRLHQQNVQSIETSSLHLGLLGDMQRLNSLFCSVAYSVLEQPDEDDERDDY from the coding sequence GTGTTAACTCTGCTTCACCTGCTTTCTGCTGTCGCCCTGCTGGTCTGGGGTACCCATATTGTGCGTACTGGCGTCATGCGGGTGTTCGGCGCTCGCTTACGTACCGTTCTGAGCCGTAGCGTTGAAAAGAAACCGCTCGCTTTCTGCGCGGGGATTGGCGTGACTGCGCTGGTGCAAAGCAGTAACGCCACCACCATGCTGGTGACCTCGTTTGTCGCTCAGGATCTTGTCGCGCTGACGCCTGCGCTGGTGATTGTGCTTGGCGCTGACGTGGGGACTGCGCTGATGGCGCGTATCCTCACCTTCGATTTATCATGGCTGTCGCCGCTGTTGATCTTTATCGGCGTGATCTTCTTCCTCGGACGTAAACAGTCACGCGCCGGACAACTGGGGCGCGTGGGGATCGGCCTTGGCCTGATCCTGCTGGCGCTGGAGCTGATTGTCCAGGCCGTCACGCCCATGACGCAGGCCAACGGCGTACAGGTGATTTTCGCCTCGCTGACCGGCGATATCATGCTGGATGCGTTAATTGGCGCGATGTTCGCGATCATCAGTTACTCCAGCCTGGCGGCGGTATTGTTGACCGCCACCCTGACGGCGGCGGGGATCATCTCCTTCCCGGTGGCGCTGTGTCTGGTGATTGGTGCCAACCTTGGCTCCGGCCTGCTGGCGATGCTCAACAACAGCGCGGCCAATGCCGCTGCCCGCCGCGTGGCGCTCGGCAGTCTGCTGTTTAAGCTGGTGGGCAGCCTGATTATTCTGCCGTTTGTTCATCCACTGGCGAATCTGATGGATCAACTGCCGCTGCCGAAAGCAGAGCTGGTTATCTATTTCCACGTCTTCTACAACCTGGTGCGCTGCCTGGCGATGATTCCTTTTGCCGAGCCGATGGCGCGCTTTTGTAAGCGCATCATCCGCGACGAACCGGAACTGGATGCACACCTCAAACCGAAGCACCTGGACGTCAGCGCGCTGGATACGCCGACCCTTGCGCTGGCCAATGCCGCCCGTGAAGCGCTGCGCATCGGCGATGCGATGGAACAGATGATGGAAGGGCTGAAAAGGGTGATGCACGGCGAGCCGCGCGAAGAGAAAGAACTGCGCAAAATGGCGGATGACATTAACGTACTCTACACCGCCATTAAGCTCTACCTGGCGCGGATGCCGAAAGAGGAACTGGCGGAGGAGGAGTCGCGCCGCTGGGCGGAGATCATCGAGATGTCGCTCAACCTTGAACAGGCGTCGGATATTGTGGAGCGCATGGGCAGTGAAATTGCCGACAAGTCGCTGGCGGCGCGTCGGGCGTTTTCGATTGAGGGCTTAAAAGAGCTGGATGCGCTCTATGACCAACTGCTCAGCAATCTGCAACTGGCGATGTCGGTGTTCTTCTCCGGCGACGTGACCAGCGCCCGCCGGTTGCGTCGTAGCAAACATCGTTTCCGGATCCTGAACCGTCGTTACTCGCATGCCCACGTAGACCGTCTGCATCAGCAGAACGTACAAAGCATCGAGACCAGTTCCCTGCACCTGGGGTTACTGGGCGATATGCAGCGTCTGAACTCGCTGTTCTGTTCTGTGGCTTACAGCGTGCTGGAACAGCCGGACGAAGACGACGAGCGGGATGATTATTAA
- the pepE gene encoding dipeptidase PepE, with protein sequence MELLLLSNSTLPGKGWMEHALPLIAEQLNGRRSAVFIPFAGVTQTWDEYTEKTAAIFAPMGVRVVGIHNVADPLAAIENAEVVIVGGGNTFQLLKESRERGLLAPIVDVVKRGALYIGWSAGANLACQTIRTTNDMPIVDPQGFDALGLFPLQINPHFTNALPEGHKGETREQRIRELLVVAPELTVIGLPEGNWINVSKGQAVLGGPNTTYIFNAGEDAVAVEAGHCF encoded by the coding sequence ATGGAACTGCTTTTATTGAGTAACTCGACGCTGCCAGGCAAAGGCTGGATGGAACACGCGCTGCCGCTGATTGCGGAACAGTTGAATGGTCGCCGCTCGGCGGTGTTTATTCCCTTCGCAGGCGTGACCCAGACCTGGGATGAGTACACGGAAAAAACGGCAGCGATCTTCGCCCCGATGGGCGTCAGGGTGGTGGGCATTCACAACGTAGCCGATCCGCTGGCGGCGATTGAAAATGCGGAAGTGGTGATCGTCGGCGGAGGGAATACTTTCCAGTTGCTGAAAGAGAGCCGCGAACGCGGGTTGCTGGCGCCAATTGTTGACGTGGTTAAACGCGGTGCGCTGTACATCGGCTGGAGCGCAGGTGCGAACCTCGCCTGCCAGACCATCCGCACCACCAACGACATGCCGATTGTCGATCCGCAAGGTTTCGATGCACTGGGCCTGTTCCCGCTACAGATTAACCCACATTTCACCAACGCGCTGCCGGAAGGTCATAAGGGCGAAACGCGTGAACAGCGTATTCGCGAACTACTGGTTGTCGCGCCAGAACTGACGGTGATCGGTTTGCCGGAAGGGAACTGGATTAACGTGAGCAAAGGCCAGGCGGTGCTTGGTGGCCCGAACACCACGTATATTTTTAACGCAGGTGAAGACGCGGTTGCCGTTGAGGCTGGTCACTGCTTTTAA
- a CDS encoding shikimate 5-dehydrogenase, protein MINRDTQLCMSLAGRPGNFGTRFHNYLYEKLGLNFIYKAFTTQDIEAAVKGVRALGIRGCAVSMPFKESCMPFLDAVDPSAKVIDSVNTIVNDDGRLTGYNTDYIAVKSLIASHQLDTAARVMIRGSGGMGKAVIAAFRDAGFRDVIIAARNRDSGPALAKQYGFQWQPLPEGIACDILVNVTPVGMAGGKESDELAYSEPMVANASVVFDVVALPPETPMIKLAQKLGKKTISGAEVIALQAVEQFAMYTGVRPDDALIVEAAEFARAG, encoded by the coding sequence ATGATTAACCGCGACACCCAGTTGTGCATGTCGCTTGCCGGTCGGCCCGGCAACTTTGGGACCCGCTTTCATAATTATCTCTATGAAAAGCTGGGTTTAAATTTCATCTACAAGGCGTTCACCACCCAGGACATTGAAGCGGCGGTGAAAGGGGTTCGCGCGTTAGGCATTCGTGGCTGCGCGGTCTCGATGCCGTTCAAAGAGAGCTGCATGCCGTTTCTTGACGCCGTCGATCCGTCGGCGAAAGTGATTGATTCCGTCAATACCATCGTCAATGACGACGGCAGGCTGACGGGCTACAACACCGACTACATCGCGGTCAAAAGCCTGATTGCCAGCCACCAGCTCGACACCGCTGCGCGGGTGATGATTCGCGGCAGCGGCGGGATGGGCAAAGCGGTAATTGCCGCCTTTCGCGACGCCGGTTTTCGCGATGTAATCATCGCCGCTCGCAACCGGGACAGCGGTCCGGCGCTGGCAAAACAGTATGGTTTTCAGTGGCAGCCGCTGCCGGAAGGTATTGCCTGTGACATTCTGGTCAACGTCACGCCCGTCGGCATGGCCGGTGGCAAAGAGAGCGATGAACTGGCGTACAGTGAACCCATGGTCGCCAACGCCAGCGTGGTGTTCGATGTCGTCGCCCTGCCGCCGGAAACCCCGATGATTAAGCTGGCGCAAAAGCTGGGTAAAAAGACCATCAGCGGCGCAGAAGTGATTGCGTTGCAGGCTGTCGAACAGTTCGCGATGTACACCGGCGTGCGCCCGGATGACGCGCTGATCGTTGAAGCCGCTGAATTTGCCCGGGCCGGGTAA